One stretch of Pedobacter riviphilus DNA includes these proteins:
- a CDS encoding Na+/H+ antiporter: protein MHYTLLQFLILLSVAFLLIMLAQKVKISYPIFLVLAGLGISYIPGIPAMSIDPEVIFLIFLPPLLYEAAWYTSWNDFWRWRRPISLLAFGLVIITSLAVAFLSSSMIPGFTLAMGFLLGGIVSPPDAIAATSVLKNIKIPKRITTILEGESLVNDASSLIVLRFALAAVITGQFSLSNAAGDFFLSTVMGIVIGLAIAHVLYVIHRFLPTTPSIDAAITLISPYFMYLAAEQFHFSGVMAVVSGGLFLSYRSHEIFVDGQSRLQAINVWATLTIILNALVFILIGLELPIIMAGLEGYSLWEACSYGLIISVLVIVLRIAWIYPVAFVPRWLFKKVRAREANPGWKGPLIIGWAGMRGVVSLAAALSLPLTTAAHINFPHRNLIIFITFVVILVTLVFQGLTLPYIIKMIHIEEIDPLVPDEQQEASIKLRLLQVSLNRLEEKYVEETEGIALVKGLKNEFENSLNHASRRLESMECEAIENAEMEVYNHILKDIYHIQRQELHKIRKEKGFSDEVIRKQEMQIDLSDTKIPHGKGALKK, encoded by the coding sequence ATGCATTATACCCTTCTTCAGTTTCTTATTTTACTTTCGGTAGCTTTCCTGTTGATCATGTTGGCGCAAAAGGTAAAAATTTCCTATCCCATATTTTTAGTGCTGGCAGGTTTGGGGATCAGTTATATTCCAGGTATTCCTGCCATGTCGATTGATCCTGAAGTGATCTTCCTGATTTTTCTACCGCCTTTACTGTATGAGGCTGCCTGGTATACTTCCTGGAACGATTTCTGGCGCTGGCGAAGACCAATTAGTTTGCTGGCTTTTGGTTTGGTAATCATTACTTCACTGGCTGTTGCATTTTTAAGTTCCTCCATGATCCCTGGTTTTACACTGGCCATGGGCTTTCTGTTGGGTGGAATTGTATCGCCTCCTGATGCTATAGCCGCTACATCCGTACTTAAAAATATAAAAATTCCGAAGCGCATTACAACGATATTAGAAGGCGAAAGCTTGGTTAACGATGCATCCAGTTTAATCGTACTCCGGTTTGCATTGGCTGCGGTGATTACGGGTCAATTTTCACTTTCAAATGCGGCTGGCGATTTTTTCTTAAGTACCGTTATGGGAATTGTGATCGGTTTGGCCATTGCGCACGTGTTGTATGTTATCCACCGGTTTTTACCCACAACGCCAAGTATCGATGCCGCCATCACTTTAATTTCGCCTTATTTTATGTATCTGGCAGCAGAGCAATTCCATTTTTCGGGCGTTATGGCCGTGGTTAGCGGCGGTTTGTTCTTATCTTATCGTTCGCACGAAATTTTTGTAGATGGGCAAAGTAGGCTTCAGGCCATCAATGTTTGGGCAACACTGACTATTATCCTTAATGCTTTGGTATTTATTTTGATCGGATTGGAATTACCTATCATTATGGCTGGTTTAGAAGGCTATTCGCTTTGGGAAGCCTGTAGTTATGGCCTGATTATTAGTGTGCTTGTTATCGTGCTGCGTATTGCTTGGATTTATCCGGTAGCCTTTGTTCCTAGATGGTTATTTAAGAAAGTGAGGGCGCGGGAGGCTAATCCCGGGTGGAAAGGGCCATTGATTATCGGTTGGGCCGGAATGCGGGGCGTTGTTTCATTGGCTGCTGCACTTTCATTACCGCTCACCACTGCAGCCCACATTAATTTCCCACACCGGAATCTGATCATATTTATCACATTTGTGGTTATTTTGGTTACGTTGGTTTTTCAAGGGCTTACGTTGCCTTACATTATCAAGATGATTCATATTGAAGAAATTGATCCATTGGTGCCCGATGAGCAACAAGAAGCCAGCATTAAACTCCGCCTTTTACAGGTTTCTTTAAACCGCTTAGAAGAAAAGTATGTTGAAGAGACTGAGGGGATAGCTTTGGTAAAAGGTTTGAAAAATGAATTCGAAAACAGTTTAAACCATGCATCCAGAAGGTTGGAGTCGATGGAGTGCGAAGCAATCGAAAATGCCGAGATGGAAGTGTACAATCATATTTTAAAAGATATTTATCACATACAACGGCAAGAGCTGCATAAAATCCGTAAGGAAAAAGGATTTAGCGACGAGGTAATTAGAAAGCAGGAAATGCAGATCGATTTATCAGACACTAAAATCCCACATGGCAAGGGTGCCTTAAAAAAATAG
- a CDS encoding alpha/beta fold hydrolase: protein MSTIKVKDGTEIYYKDWGTGQPIVFHHGWPLSGDDWDTQMMFFLKQGYRVIAHDRRGHGRSGQSANGNDMDTYVADIAELTAALDLKDAIHIGHSTGGGEVIRYVAKHGKGRVAKAVLISAVTPIMIQNESNPEGVPLAIFDEIRQGTGFTRAQYFYDFPVAFYGWNREGKTVQEGIKHNWWRQGMMGSVLAHYEGIKAFSESDFTEDLKSVEIPVLVLHGEDDQIVPFNQAPRAAKLLPNGKLISYPGFPHGMPTTEAETINKDILAFIKS, encoded by the coding sequence ATGAGTACGATTAAAGTAAAAGACGGAACTGAAATTTATTACAAAGATTGGGGAACAGGACAGCCAATCGTTTTCCATCATGGATGGCCTTTATCAGGAGATGATTGGGACACACAAATGATGTTTTTCCTTAAACAGGGATACCGGGTAATTGCACATGACCGCCGTGGACATGGTCGCTCAGGACAGAGTGCCAATGGAAATGATATGGATACTTATGTGGCCGACATTGCAGAACTCACAGCAGCACTCGATTTGAAAGATGCCATTCACATTGGCCACTCAACCGGAGGTGGTGAAGTGATCCGTTACGTTGCAAAACATGGAAAAGGTCGCGTTGCAAAAGCAGTATTGATTAGTGCAGTAACGCCGATTATGATCCAAAACGAAAGCAATCCGGAAGGCGTGCCATTGGCGATATTTGATGAAATCCGTCAGGGTACCGGTTTTACCAGGGCTCAATATTTTTACGATTTCCCGGTAGCGTTTTACGGTTGGAACCGTGAAGGCAAAACAGTTCAGGAAGGGATAAAACACAACTGGTGGCGCCAGGGCATGATGGGTTCTGTATTGGCACATTATGAGGGGATTAAAGCATTTTCGGAATCAGATTTTACCGAAGACTTAAAAAGTGTGGAGATTCCGGTATTGGTATTGCATGGAGAAGACGACCAGATTGTTCCTTTCAACCAGGCACCAAGAGCGGCAAAACTGTTGCCAAACGGAAAATTGATCTCTTACCCAGGTTTCCCTCATGGTATGCCAACTACTGAGGCAGAAACGATTAATAAGGATATTTTAGCCTTTATTAAATCGTAA
- a CDS encoding alpha-L-fucosidase, giving the protein MTFKRILSLLLIVSGTTSIYPAMAQQKSANKPLPELQQDFVDLGLGMFIHYGMPTFMDQDWSDPDADLSLFQSPKLDADQWAKAAKSANMTYGCLTTKHHSGFPIWNTKTTAYNVMNTPLKRDVVKEYADAFRKNGLKVMLYYSILDTHHGIRPNQITPASVKMIKDQITELLTNYGEITALIIDGWDAPWSRISYDQVPFEDIYYLIKSLQPNCLVMDLNAAKYPTQALFYTDIKSYEQGAGQFISKENNKLPALACLPLQANWFWKTSFPSTPVKNVPELVNKFIVPYNGAYCNFILNVAPGKNGLIDDNALAALKEMGQIYKKSTDLPRIPAHAAPIISSNIAKHVKSNSSWSDDMNIMDFANDDDFGSSWSSNHTVKSPWYELNFEKAVPCNMVVLTAGNNRKATYSLQYYANGKWNALAAKNEGEKKVSIFRFERIWCEKIKVTITDFDSPPAIAELGVFNERK; this is encoded by the coding sequence ATGACCTTTAAAAGGATTTTATCATTATTACTTATCGTTTCGGGAACGACATCTATTTACCCGGCAATGGCTCAGCAAAAATCGGCCAATAAACCCTTGCCTGAGCTTCAGCAGGATTTTGTTGACCTTGGTTTGGGCATGTTTATCCATTACGGTATGCCTACTTTTATGGATCAGGACTGGTCTGATCCGGATGCCGATCTTTCATTGTTCCAATCACCAAAACTCGATGCTGATCAATGGGCAAAAGCGGCAAAATCCGCTAACATGACTTATGGTTGTCTTACCACTAAACACCACAGTGGTTTTCCGATCTGGAATACTAAAACTACAGCATATAATGTAATGAATACGCCGCTAAAGCGCGATGTGGTTAAGGAATATGCAGATGCTTTCCGTAAAAACGGATTAAAGGTAATGTTGTATTATTCTATATTGGATACCCACCATGGCATCCGCCCAAACCAGATTACACCAGCGAGCGTTAAAATGATCAAAGATCAGATTACCGAACTGCTCACCAATTATGGTGAGATCACAGCGCTGATTATCGATGGATGGGATGCCCCATGGTCAAGGATTTCTTATGATCAGGTACCTTTTGAAGATATATATTATTTAATCAAGTCATTACAGCCTAACTGTTTGGTAATGGATTTAAATGCAGCGAAATATCCAACACAGGCATTATTTTATACGGATATCAAATCTTACGAACAAGGCGCAGGTCAGTTTATTTCTAAAGAAAACAATAAACTTCCGGCGCTTGCTTGTCTTCCGCTTCAGGCCAACTGGTTCTGGAAAACCTCTTTTCCTTCTACTCCGGTAAAAAATGTACCTGAGCTGGTGAATAAATTTATTGTTCCATACAACGGTGCGTATTGCAATTTTATTCTCAATGTAGCCCCAGGTAAAAACGGTCTTATCGATGATAATGCTTTGGCAGCACTTAAAGAAATGGGCCAGATTTATAAAAAATCTACAGATCTTCCACGTATTCCGGCGCACGCTGCGCCAATCATTTCAAGTAACATTGCGAAGCACGTAAAAAGTAACAGCAGCTGGAGTGATGATATGAATATCATGGACTTTGCCAATGATGATGATTTCGGTTCAAGCTGGTCCTCCAATCACACCGTAAAATCGCCGTGGTATGAGTTAAACTTCGAAAAAGCTGTTCCCTGTAACATGGTGGTACTAACCGCGGGCAATAACCGAAAAGCTACCTACAGTTTACAGTACTATGCAAATGGTAAATGGAATGCATTAGCTGCAAAAAATGAAGGAGAGAAAAAGGTGAGCATTTTTAGGTTCGAGCGCATCTGGTGCGAAAAAATAAAGGTAACCATTACCGACTTCGACAGTCCACCTGCTATTGCTGAACTTGGGGTGTTTAACGAAAGAAAATAA
- a CDS encoding sensor histidine kinase, with the protein MKDRIYKSVVLVSFLILLLVQLRLTYNSYVLRDRDYSLKEKTLINDEYGRSISEDKVYKDGGKIIDSILSINMPALKQAYLSNRKEFVKLSQSVSNTLLKDLRKKSTMDSVFRSIVKRNGLDSNLQYLLTFQSIEINFDTNIGNIPIFDTSTDTLFKADQKTPFGVIIDGTLTDPNVQNRVTNLSVSGKLVYDYRVTFNLFVDPPGRTLKVAYQMLPTFLLVALCIIIIVGINYYTYISWMRQKKETDVKSDFLNSIKHEFNTPITTILVASKSLHEDEVLNDRIRVNALVNIVERQARRLHSHINQMLEISEINNNVHLEETDLNYAILTLVNDYKIKVQAPDSLTFDPHGSEILIMMDPFVFTTMLQNILDNSFKHNHSNIKMTVLFITTNKDGYTLHIKDNGKGIEDTMKEKIFDKFFRAGKDNAVSGLGLGLYYVKQCIDIHGWEISVRTEPGNGTEFLVHIPKEQAIISTNH; encoded by the coding sequence ATGAAAGATCGTATATATAAGTCAGTGGTATTGGTCAGTTTTCTGATTTTGCTTCTGGTACAGCTCAGGTTAACCTATAATTCTTACGTACTAAGGGACAGGGATTATAGTTTAAAGGAAAAAACGCTGATTAATGACGAATATGGGCGCAGTATATCGGAAGATAAAGTTTACAAGGATGGTGGAAAGATTATCGACTCGATCCTCTCCATAAATATGCCTGCGCTCAAACAAGCTTACCTAAGCAATCGGAAAGAATTTGTTAAACTGTCGCAAAGCGTTAGCAATACATTGTTAAAAGACCTGCGAAAGAAAAGCACAATGGATAGTGTTTTCCGGTCGATCGTTAAAAGGAATGGGTTAGATTCCAATCTGCAGTATTTGCTCACCTTCCAGTCAATAGAGATTAACTTTGATACCAATATCGGCAACATCCCCATATTTGACACCAGTACCGATACGTTGTTCAAAGCAGACCAAAAAACACCGTTTGGCGTCATAATTGATGGCACATTGACTGATCCTAACGTTCAGAACAGGGTAACCAACCTCTCTGTTAGCGGCAAACTGGTATACGATTACAGAGTTACCTTTAATCTTTTTGTCGATCCTCCGGGCCGCACATTAAAAGTTGCCTATCAAATGCTGCCAACATTTTTATTGGTTGCACTTTGCATCATTATTATCGTAGGCATTAATTATTACACCTATATCAGCTGGATGCGGCAGAAAAAAGAAACGGATGTTAAATCCGATTTCCTAAACAGTATTAAACATGAATTTAACACCCCCATTACCACCATTTTGGTAGCAAGCAAAAGCCTGCATGAAGATGAGGTGCTTAATGACAGGATACGCGTAAACGCACTCGTAAATATTGTAGAAAGACAGGCCCGACGACTTCACTCCCATATTAACCAGATGCTCGAGATTTCGGAAATCAATAACAACGTCCATCTGGAAGAAACAGACCTTAACTATGCAATTCTTACTTTGGTTAACGACTATAAAATAAAAGTTCAGGCTCCAGACAGCCTTACTTTTGATCCTCATGGTTCGGAAATACTGATTATGATGGATCCTTTTGTATTTACCACCATGTTACAAAATATCCTCGACAACTCCTTTAAGCACAATCATAGCAATATAAAAATGACTGTACTTTTTATCACCACCAATAAAGATGGTTATACCCTTCACATTAAAGATAACGGGAAAGGAATTGAAGACACGATGAAAGAAAAAATATTCGATAAGTTTTTCCGTGCGGGCAAAGATAATGCGGTTTCGGGCTTGGGGCTTGGCTTATATTACGTTAAACAATGTATTGATATTCATGGCTGGGAAATCAGCGTGAGAACAGAACCTGGAAACGGTACCGAATTTCTGGTGCATATCCCTAAGGAGCAAGCTATAATAAGTACAAATCATTAA
- a CDS encoding response regulator transcription factor: MLYDIVIIEDEIDLGNVISEYLKLRGFSVLWFKTASEALVYYSANRLDNKLVIIDIQLPDMNGFDLASEMVKINASQPFFFLTAHNEKQDRLRGLKIGAIDYISKPFEIEELVLRIGNIINKFSGVPTVQSSSSSGFINIGDIRYQKDQLFLQMPDSKEVSLTVRESEVLDRLAGNINQVVKKKDILLALWGNDDYFNGKSLEVFISRLRRLFKASNHVSIENVYGLGYILKVK, from the coding sequence ATGCTTTATGATATCGTAATAATTGAAGATGAAATAGACCTGGGTAATGTGATTTCGGAATACCTGAAATTGCGGGGATTTAGTGTGCTATGGTTCAAGACTGCTTCAGAAGCATTGGTATATTATAGCGCAAACCGCCTTGATAACAAATTGGTTATTATTGACATACAGTTGCCAGATATGAACGGCTTTGACCTGGCCTCAGAAATGGTAAAAATCAACGCCAGCCAACCATTTTTCTTTCTTACCGCACACAACGAAAAACAGGACCGTCTTCGCGGTCTCAAGATTGGTGCAATAGATTATATTTCGAAGCCATTCGAAATTGAAGAGCTGGTACTTAGGATAGGCAATATCATCAATAAGTTTTCAGGCGTTCCAACTGTACAATCTTCATCCAGTTCAGGATTTATCAATATAGGCGATATCAGGTACCAAAAAGATCAGCTGTTTCTACAGATGCCCGACAGTAAAGAAGTTTCCTTAACCGTTAGAGAATCGGAAGTATTAGACCGTTTGGCCGGAAATATTAATCAGGTAGTTAAAAAGAAAGATATTTTATTGGCGCTGTGGGGAAATGACGATTATTTTAATGGAAAAAGCCTTGAAGTTTTTATTTCCAGGCTAAGGCGGCTCTTTAAGGCCTCAAACCATGTCAGTATAGAAAACGTATATGGCCTAGGCTACATTCTAAAAGTAAAATGA
- the lat gene encoding L-lysine 6-transaminase: MYQLTVPADRVNESLSKHILADGFDLTYDMEKSHGAYIYDAKHNRTLLDFFTCFASVPLGYNHPKMINDEAFKKNLLLAALANPSNSDVYTQQYAQFVETFSKVGIPNYLPHAFFIAGGALAVENAIKVAMDWKVQKNFAKGYTEEKGFKVLHFERAFHGRTGYTLSLTNTLPDKTKWFAKFDWPRVAVPEVKFPLSGNNLSQAIQTEEISLAQIKKAFADNKDDICAIIVEPIQSEGGDNHLREDFLIQLKTLADENDAFLIYDEVQTGVGLTGKFWCHQHFSEKARPDIIAFGKKMQVCGILVGNKVDEIETNVFKVPSRINSTWGGNLVDMVRSTQILQIVEEDNLCENAAKVGTYLRDQLENISNKFDQMTNVRGRGLLCSFDFPTKEMRNAFIGKGLENNVMFLGCGEKTIRFRPALCIEQKHIDEGLTVMEKILPLL, from the coding sequence ATGTATCAACTAACAGTACCTGCAGATCGCGTTAACGAATCGTTAAGTAAACACATTTTGGCCGATGGTTTCGACCTGACTTATGATATGGAAAAAAGTCATGGCGCTTACATTTACGATGCCAAACACAACAGAACTTTACTCGATTTTTTCACTTGTTTTGCTTCCGTTCCTTTAGGCTATAACCACCCTAAAATGATCAACGATGAAGCGTTTAAAAAAAATCTTCTCCTCGCTGCATTAGCTAATCCATCAAACTCTGATGTTTACACCCAGCAGTATGCACAGTTTGTTGAAACATTTTCTAAAGTTGGTATTCCTAATTACCTGCCACATGCTTTTTTTATTGCTGGCGGTGCCTTGGCAGTAGAAAACGCGATTAAGGTTGCCATGGACTGGAAAGTGCAGAAAAACTTTGCAAAAGGGTATACTGAAGAAAAAGGCTTTAAGGTTTTACACTTCGAGAGGGCTTTTCATGGCAGAACGGGTTATACTTTAAGTTTAACCAATACGCTGCCTGATAAAACAAAATGGTTTGCCAAGTTCGATTGGCCAAGGGTGGCTGTTCCAGAAGTTAAATTTCCACTTTCAGGAAATAATTTAAGTCAGGCCATTCAAACCGAGGAAATATCTTTAGCCCAGATCAAAAAAGCCTTTGCTGATAATAAAGACGATATCTGTGCAATAATTGTGGAGCCAATCCAATCTGAAGGTGGAGATAACCATTTACGTGAAGATTTTTTAATCCAGCTTAAAACCTTAGCCGATGAAAATGACGCCTTTTTAATTTACGATGAAGTACAAACCGGTGTTGGTTTAACAGGAAAATTCTGGTGCCATCAGCATTTTAGTGAAAAGGCCCGGCCAGACATTATAGCCTTTGGTAAAAAAATGCAGGTTTGCGGTATCCTTGTTGGCAATAAAGTAGATGAAATTGAAACCAATGTATTTAAAGTACCAAGCCGGATTAACTCAACATGGGGAGGCAATTTGGTTGACATGGTTCGGTCTACACAGATTTTACAAATTGTAGAGGAAGATAACTTGTGCGAAAATGCGGCAAAAGTAGGTACGTATTTAAGAGATCAGTTAGAAAACATATCGAATAAGTTTGATCAAATGACAAATGTGCGCGGAAGAGGCTTATTGTGTTCTTTTGATTTCCCTACAAAAGAAATGCGCAACGCATTTATTGGAAAAGGATTGGAAAACAATGTGATGTTTTTAGGTTGCGGCGAGAAAACCATACGTTTTCGCCCGGCACTTTGCATTGAGCAAAAACATATTGACGAAGGCTTGACGGTTATGGAAAAAATATTGCCTTTATTGTAG
- a CDS encoding acyl-CoA dehydrogenase family protein: protein MANIFSSLKNAYNLFKHVDFDKLETLSKKVDLPKMVETISNLDDKQIQGMMKMMGGSGKKKELPPIEGDFYHLGDEALKDEDRELQLKVRAFLEKEVKPIVNHYWNKAEFPFEIIPKLAELNICGLTYKGYGCPGKSNLMEGILAMEMARIDTSISTFFGVQSGLAMGSIYLCGSEEQKQQWLPLMQQFKIIGAFGLTEPEVGSAAAGGLTTTCKKINGKWVLNGQKKWIGNATFADILIIWARDEESAEVKGFIVKKDNPGFAVEKMQDKMALRIVQNGIITLTNCEVEEADRLQNANSFKDTAKVLQMTRAGVAWQAVGCARGAYENALEYTRNRKQFGKPIASFQLIQNHLVEMLSNLTAMQTLCFRLSQLQDQGLLKDEHASLAKVFCSLRTRDVVSKAREVMGGNGILLEYNVARFVADAEAIYSYEGTKEINTLIVGRAITGFSAFV, encoded by the coding sequence ATGGCGAATATATTCTCATCTCTCAAAAACGCGTACAATCTTTTTAAACATGTAGATTTCGATAAACTGGAAACTTTATCGAAGAAAGTTGATTTACCCAAAATGGTCGAAACCATATCGAACCTGGATGATAAACAGATCCAGGGCATGATGAAAATGATGGGCGGATCGGGTAAAAAGAAAGAATTGCCACCCATTGAAGGTGATTTTTACCATTTAGGAGATGAAGCCTTAAAAGATGAAGACCGTGAACTTCAGTTAAAAGTTCGTGCTTTTTTAGAAAAAGAAGTAAAACCCATCGTAAATCATTACTGGAATAAAGCAGAATTCCCTTTCGAAATTATCCCAAAACTAGCTGAACTGAATATCTGTGGTTTAACCTATAAAGGTTATGGCTGTCCGGGTAAATCGAATTTGATGGAAGGGATTTTGGCGATGGAAATGGCTAGGATTGATACCTCGATTTCTACTTTTTTTGGTGTACAGAGTGGCTTGGCCATGGGGTCGATCTATTTATGTGGATCGGAAGAACAAAAACAGCAATGGTTACCACTGATGCAGCAATTTAAAATTATTGGTGCATTTGGACTAACCGAACCTGAAGTGGGCTCGGCTGCTGCTGGAGGACTAACGACAACATGCAAAAAAATAAATGGTAAATGGGTGTTAAATGGCCAGAAAAAATGGATCGGTAACGCCACTTTTGCAGATATTTTAATTATTTGGGCACGCGATGAGGAAAGTGCAGAAGTGAAAGGGTTTATTGTAAAAAAAGATAATCCGGGTTTTGCCGTAGAGAAAATGCAGGATAAAATGGCTTTACGGATTGTGCAGAATGGAATTATTACCTTAACCAATTGTGAGGTAGAAGAGGCTGATCGTTTGCAAAATGCAAACTCATTTAAAGACACTGCTAAAGTACTGCAAATGACAAGGGCAGGGGTTGCCTGGCAGGCTGTAGGCTGTGCCCGTGGTGCTTATGAAAATGCTTTGGAGTATACCCGTAACCGAAAACAGTTTGGTAAACCCATTGCATCTTTTCAATTGATTCAAAATCACCTGGTAGAGATGTTATCGAATTTAACGGCTATGCAAACGCTGTGTTTTAGGTTATCACAATTGCAGGATCAGGGCTTGTTAAAGGATGAACATGCCTCTTTGGCCAAGGTCTTTTGTTCGTTACGTACACGTGATGTAGTGAGTAAAGCCCGGGAGGTAATGGGTGGAAACGGTATTTTACTAGAATATAATGTGGCCCGTTTTGTAGCCGATGCTGAGGCGATTTATTCTTACGAGGGTACAAAAGAAATTAATACACTGATTGTTGGTCGAGCTATTACAGGATTTTCGGCTTTTGTTTAA
- a CDS encoding YtxH domain-containing protein: MSIENQNQDQEQSFFDKAKNKLNELKDKAEDAWEDVKDKAEDTWENVKDKAEELKDKAEDKYDELKTKSAFAAGEAKGNVEATGENLKDKASDLADKAADKVDELKTQAAFKAGEIKGNLDASK, encoded by the coding sequence ATGAGCATAGAAAATCAAAATCAGGACCAAGAACAAAGTTTCTTCGATAAAGCAAAAAATAAATTAAACGAATTAAAAGATAAAGCAGAAGATGCTTGGGAAGATGTTAAGGACAAGGCAGAGGATACATGGGAAAATGTAAAAGACAAAGCCGAAGAGTTAAAAGACAAGGCCGAAGACAAGTATGATGAGCTAAAAACAAAAAGCGCATTTGCGGCCGGCGAAGCCAAGGGAAATGTAGAGGCTACCGGCGAAAATCTGAAAGATAAAGCTAGCGATTTGGCAGACAAAGCTGCGGATAAAGTTGATGAGCTTAAAACTCAAGCTGCTTTCAAAGCCGGTGAAATAAAGGGTAATCTTGACGCCAGTAAATAA
- the bshB1 gene encoding bacillithiol biosynthesis deacetylase BshB1 encodes MKLDILVIAVHPDDAELCCSGTILKHIALGKKVGIVDLTRGELGTRGTAETRDEEAVASAKILGLHVRENLRLRDGFFQNDEFHRLEVIKAIRKYQPEIILSNALEDRHPDHGRAGDLVYDSVFLSGLPKIETSIDGVKQEAHRPRLLLQFIQDRYLKPDIIVDISDHMDKKIESIKAFKTQFYNPDVDGLQTYISSPEFFESVIGRAREFGKSIGATFGEGFTSRKLLGVDNLFDLR; translated from the coding sequence ATGAAATTAGATATTTTAGTTATAGCCGTGCATCCCGATGATGCCGAGCTTTGCTGTTCAGGTACCATTTTAAAACATATTGCCCTTGGTAAAAAAGTCGGGATTGTAGATTTAACCCGTGGCGAACTGGGTACACGGGGTACAGCAGAAACGAGAGATGAAGAAGCAGTGGCCTCTGCTAAAATTTTAGGTTTACATGTCCGTGAAAATTTAAGGTTGAGGGATGGCTTTTTTCAGAATGATGAATTTCACCGTTTGGAAGTAATTAAAGCCATTAGGAAATACCAGCCAGAAATTATTTTAAGCAATGCGCTGGAAGACCGCCATCCTGATCACGGAAGGGCAGGCGACCTCGTTTACGATTCGGTTTTTTTATCGGGATTGCCAAAAATAGAAACATCAATTGATGGGGTTAAGCAAGAAGCACATCGCCCAAGATTGTTATTGCAATTCATTCAAGATAGGTATTTAAAGCCTGATATTATCGTAGATATATCTGATCATATGGATAAGAAAATTGAATCTATCAAGGCTTTTAAAACACAGTTTTATAATCCTGATGTAGATGGATTGCAGACTTATATTTCATCTCCCGAGTTTTTTGAAAGTGTAATCGGCCGTGCAAGAGAATTCGGAAAGAGCATCGGCGCCACTTTTGGCGAAGGTTTTACCTCGAGAAAATTGCTAGGCGTTGATAATTTATTTGATTTGAGGTAG
- a CDS encoding glutathione peroxidase yields the protein MQERIPNIYSFKVKKINGEEQPLSAYRNKVVLIVNTASACGFTPQLKELQQLKDEINSPDFEILGFPTNDFGKQEPLNGSDISSFCEINHGVKFPVFDKIMVRGPHAHPLYQFLSDKKQNSKLSSKPRWNFHKYIVNKNGELIDYFLPFTKPLSSKIKKKIQQLLNQNSQ from the coding sequence ATGCAGGAACGCATTCCGAATATTTATTCGTTTAAGGTTAAGAAAATTAATGGTGAAGAACAGCCATTATCAGCCTACCGGAACAAAGTTGTTTTAATTGTAAATACAGCATCAGCGTGTGGTTTTACGCCACAATTAAAAGAGCTACAACAACTTAAAGACGAGATTAATAGCCCTGATTTTGAAATTCTGGGCTTCCCCACCAATGATTTTGGAAAACAGGAGCCACTAAACGGTTCTGATATCTCATCTTTTTGCGAGATTAACCATGGTGTGAAATTTCCGGTTTTTGATAAGATTATGGTTAGAGGACCGCATGCCCACCCACTTTATCAGTTTTTGAGCGATAAGAAACAAAATTCAAAATTGAGTTCGAAACCCCGTTGGAACTTTCATAAATACATCGTGAACAAAAATGGCGAGTTGATAGATTATTTTTTGCCATTCACCAAGCCATTGAGTTCGAAAATTAAAAAGAAAATTCAGCAGTTGCTGAATCAAAATTCCCAATAG